The following coding sequences lie in one Halomonas sp. 'Soap Lake #6' genomic window:
- a CDS encoding BapA/Bap/LapF family large adhesin, producing the protein MPVSESRFDSGTDSVLVNIGQVTNTYEFEVPEGSLTDVSFTADVGALLALLDNAFVDLEVFENGEWVSLDDSSSGGLLDLIGIFGENAQVEASGLEAGDYRVIYGGGGLLGLATSVSWSAEFTDNSLTDYEGVAGDPIMGNVITDPSFAEGEQDQLGVDGLAVVHILLGGVFVEAGAGTVVEGEYGQLTIDADGNYEYVPNGDVESVGKVDVFEYQLVHPDGSTDTANLYVRIDSEDADLVWDDNDPSAPATAVMANDDIGAAQIEVVNVVTTTTEEEVIDYSWLIGFLGIVIGDTEGSSEFSLAEDTLTDLTINIDVGSLASLLDSVDFQLYKLEGDGSETLVMDMDQASLLDLIGIFPTSVAVTVEGLEAGNYRLDVSNGSVVSLPGSVSVGLIYETTDLTEFTAGEVFETTGNVIDDDTLGSEHTTLSVMNEDGVFVIPGHGGVVIEGEYGVLTIMSNGDYSYVPNAEMANIGETEVFTYKLTHPNGDESEATLSIELEEADVVPFAFDDSDDADMADEGADLGLEDVLDLGEESEELVFPESEDSNEEDEQATSGTDDFEEMPMGDFSEPQNPLDDEFDQTPLI; encoded by the coding sequence GTGCCTGTCTCGGAAAGCCGTTTTGATTCTGGCACCGACAGCGTGCTGGTGAACATTGGCCAGGTGACCAATACCTACGAGTTCGAAGTCCCCGAAGGATCATTGACTGATGTCAGCTTCACCGCTGATGTGGGCGCGTTGTTGGCACTGTTGGACAACGCCTTTGTTGATCTGGAGGTCTTCGAGAACGGCGAGTGGGTGTCTCTGGATGATTCATCCAGTGGAGGGCTGCTCGATCTGATCGGTATCTTTGGTGAGAATGCTCAGGTAGAAGCCAGTGGTTTGGAAGCTGGTGACTATCGTGTGATCTATGGTGGTGGTGGTTTATTGGGACTTGCGACCAGCGTCTCTTGGTCTGCGGAGTTCACCGATAACAGCCTGACCGATTACGAAGGTGTCGCTGGCGACCCGATCATGGGTAACGTGATCACCGACCCGAGCTTTGCCGAAGGTGAGCAGGATCAGTTAGGTGTAGATGGCCTCGCGGTAGTGCACATCCTGTTGGGTGGCGTGTTTGTTGAGGCGGGTGCCGGTACAGTGGTCGAAGGCGAGTATGGTCAATTGACCATCGATGCTGACGGTAACTACGAGTACGTACCTAACGGTGACGTTGAAAGTGTCGGTAAGGTTGATGTCTTCGAGTACCAGTTGGTGCATCCGGATGGTTCTACCGATACGGCGAATCTGTATGTCCGTATCGATAGTGAGGATGCCGACCTGGTCTGGGATGACAACGATCCGTCCGCACCAGCGACCGCTGTGATGGCAAATGACGACATCGGTGCGGCGCAGATCGAAGTTGTTAACGTGGTGACCACTACGACGGAAGAGGAGGTCATCGACTATAGCTGGCTGATCGGGTTCTTGGGCATAGTGATTGGTGACACTGAGGGTAGCTCCGAGTTCTCGCTGGCTGAGGATACGCTCACCGATCTCACCATCAACATCGATGTGGGTAGCTTGGCGTCCCTGCTCGACTCTGTCGACTTCCAGCTCTACAAGTTGGAAGGGGATGGTAGCGAAACGCTGGTCATGGATATGGACCAGGCGAGCTTGCTCGATCTGATCGGTATTTTCCCGACCAGTGTGGCGGTCACCGTTGAAGGGCTTGAGGCCGGTAACTACCGTTTGGATGTGTCTAACGGCAGCGTGGTAAGTCTCCCTGGGTCAGTCAGTGTTGGCCTGATCTATGAGACAACGGACCTGACCGAGTTCACTGCGGGCGAGGTATTCGAGACCACAGGTAACGTCATCGACGATGACACCCTTGGTTCCGAGCACACCACGCTAAGCGTGATGAACGAGGACGGCGTGTTTGTCATACCGGGACATGGCGGAGTGGTTATCGAGGGCGAGTATGGTGTATTGACCATCATGTCCAACGGTGACTACAGCTATGTACCGAATGCCGAGATGGCGAACATCGGCGAAACGGAGGTCTTCACCTACAAACTGACCCATCCGAATGGTGACGAGTCGGAGGCAACACTGTCCATTGAACTCGAAGAGGCTGATGTGGTGCCCTTTGCTTTCGATGATAGTGATGACGCCGACATGGCTGATGAGGGTGCTGATCTTGGTCTTGAGGATGTGCTGGATCTCGGTGAGGAATCCGAGGAACTGGTATTCCCCGAGTCTGAGGACAGCAACGAGGAGGATGAGCAGGCAACGAGTGGTACTGATGACTTTGAGGAGATGCCAATGGGCGACTTCTCCGAGCCGCAGAATCCGCTTGACGATGAGTTTGATCAGACTCCTCTCATCTGA
- a CDS encoding type I secretion system permease/ATPase — protein sequence MLNERPEGPSETQDVNFDHWIEAMVMVARHYRLDYSAENAKISSAWYRDLALPDAFRSIAYQLGMTLTIEPFKAKSITPWQLPIVVQFENGQLAVVETLSSQNEVGLVYCGEEGVKSRLDLSVLEQHVIGLFIPRPARAVPDSRVDEYVKPYEKNWLRKIVLRDLKPYGHIMLAALLANILTLAGIMFTRQVYDRVIPAESYSTLYVLFSGVVVALLFDFILRRVRVRVTDLLGKRADLRMSDKVFGHALRIKNSQRPTSTGTFISQIRELERVREMMTSTTVTAFSDMPFFILFCFVFWYIAGPLVLVPIIALVLMLLPALMVQRKLKKLANESMRESSLRNAMLVETVQGMDDIKSLQAEPRFQGQWNHYNAEVADSNLKLRYITNSLGVWSHTVVTGVFATVVLFGAPMVMSGDLTTGSLIAASILASRMLSPMSGLTQVLSKWQQAKVATEGLNKIMQRSTDYPETEKSVHRPVVNGEFQFNEAKFKYSEDAPRASLYVKTLQIKPGERIAILGRNGAGKSTLLQACSGMLEPQEGELTLDGIRLSHIDPADVRRDVSFLSQNARLFHGAIRENLLMAKPLASDQDLIDALEMSGAIDFIRKLPDGLDHVILEGGTGLSGGQKQALLLARSFLRKPNVLLLDEPTASLDDGSEKRIIQSLSALAKNKTMLIATHRMALLSLVDRIIVVDNGCIVMDDKKNKVLAQLTRKPATARREVSSSQNRQGKRGEEPS from the coding sequence ATGCTAAATGAGCGCCCGGAAGGCCCTAGCGAGACGCAAGACGTAAATTTTGATCATTGGATAGAAGCTATGGTGATGGTGGCCCGTCACTATCGGTTAGATTATTCAGCTGAAAATGCAAAAATCAGTTCTGCTTGGTATCGGGATCTGGCACTTCCTGATGCGTTTCGTAGCATTGCTTATCAGCTTGGTATGACGCTAACTATCGAGCCCTTTAAAGCTAAATCTATTACTCCTTGGCAGTTGCCTATTGTTGTGCAATTTGAGAATGGCCAATTAGCTGTTGTTGAAACGCTTAGCAGCCAAAACGAGGTGGGGTTAGTCTATTGCGGTGAAGAGGGTGTAAAAAGCAGGCTTGACCTTAGTGTGCTTGAACAGCATGTTATCGGCCTTTTTATACCCCGTCCTGCACGTGCGGTGCCAGATTCGCGAGTAGATGAATATGTAAAGCCTTACGAGAAGAACTGGCTAAGAAAAATCGTACTTCGGGATCTGAAACCGTATGGTCATATTATGTTGGCGGCCTTGCTTGCCAACATCCTGACCCTGGCAGGAATCATGTTTACACGGCAAGTGTATGACCGTGTGATACCGGCCGAGTCTTACTCGACGCTCTATGTGCTGTTTAGCGGCGTTGTGGTTGCGCTACTTTTTGATTTTATTTTAAGAAGAGTACGGGTGCGAGTGACCGACTTGCTGGGGAAGCGTGCCGATTTACGCATGTCTGATAAGGTATTTGGCCATGCGCTGAGAATTAAAAACTCACAAAGGCCGACGTCAACAGGAACGTTCATCTCTCAAATACGAGAGTTGGAGCGTGTCAGAGAAATGATGACATCAACTACTGTCACCGCTTTTTCAGATATGCCTTTTTTTATCCTTTTTTGTTTTGTTTTTTGGTATATCGCGGGCCCTTTAGTATTGGTTCCTATTATTGCTCTTGTCCTTATGTTACTACCTGCATTGATGGTTCAGCGTAAATTAAAAAAACTGGCTAATGAGTCGATGCGCGAGTCATCGTTACGAAATGCAATGTTGGTTGAAACTGTTCAGGGTATGGATGATATAAAATCACTTCAAGCAGAGCCAAGATTTCAAGGCCAGTGGAATCATTACAATGCAGAAGTCGCAGATTCCAACCTTAAATTAAGATATATTACAAATTCTTTGGGTGTCTGGAGCCATACAGTTGTCACTGGTGTCTTTGCCACGGTAGTTCTATTTGGTGCGCCAATGGTAATGTCTGGTGATTTAACCACTGGTTCGTTAATCGCGGCTTCTATTTTAGCTTCTAGAATGCTTTCACCTATGTCAGGTTTGACGCAAGTGCTTAGTAAGTGGCAGCAAGCCAAGGTTGCCACGGAAGGGCTTAACAAAATAATGCAGCGTTCTACTGACTACCCTGAAACAGAAAAAAGTGTACATCGACCTGTGGTGAATGGTGAATTCCAATTTAATGAAGCCAAATTTAAGTATAGCGAAGATGCCCCGCGGGCTTCACTGTATGTTAAGACATTACAGATAAAGCCTGGAGAGAGAATTGCCATACTGGGGCGTAATGGTGCCGGTAAGTCTACGCTACTGCAGGCTTGTTCAGGGATGTTGGAACCCCAGGAAGGGGAGTTGACGCTAGATGGTATTCGTCTTTCACATATTGACCCTGCTGATGTAAGACGCGATGTATCTTTTCTTAGTCAGAATGCGAGGCTTTTTCACGGTGCTATTCGCGAAAATCTGCTAATGGCAAAGCCGCTAGCTTCGGATCAGGATTTAATCGATGCGTTGGAAATGTCCGGTGCGATAGATTTTATTCGTAAGCTTCCCGATGGGCTGGACCATGTGATTCTTGAAGGTGGTACTGGCCTTTCCGGGGGGCAGAAGCAAGCGCTGTTACTGGCGCGCAGTTTTCTGCGCAAGCCTAATGTCTTACTGCTTGACGAGCCTACTGCTTCGCTGGATGACGGCTCGGAAAAGCGTATTATCCAATCACTAAGCGCGCTGGCTAAAAATAAAACGATGCTGATAGCGACACACCGAATGGCGCTATTAAGCTTAGTTGACCGTATTATTGTGGTTGATAACGGCTGTATTGTGATGGATGACAAAAAAAATAAAGTACTTGCCCAGCTTACACGTAAACCGGCCACAGCTAGGCGTGAAGTAAGCTCGTCACAAAATAGGCAGGGCAAGCGTGGGGAGGAGCCATCATGA
- a CDS encoding alpha/beta hydrolase family protein gives MIIINKIKKILRWYITDIKARLGIGNTEILLRGNLPAYAPQEPKLLSVPLEDESFSISDVLHGTFCTPEHADSIPFSLWVETQHASECIRYYPAGLSSSENPKVMVFIPGDLLLRTNKGERLVPPGYKSNSPKKVLNMMQQWADDANTPAIYIGRPGTFGSSGNHEERRQTTEIELMNQSLNLLKEKHHINEFILVGQSGGGQIAAAMLNLRKDITAAVITAGLLPVHLLTRRWRKNRRSPGVKKYPLDTLYDPTTAIAAIPKDPQPTLVIISDPRDQAVPFYSQVIYVNKLKKEGLTVHHIYAHAPLPKRHALGEHGKKAAALIAKGANIKDIRIAMVSEDMKNIS, from the coding sequence ATGATCATCATTAACAAAATTAAAAAGATACTGCGGTGGTATATCACCGACATCAAAGCCAGATTAGGCATAGGCAACACCGAAATCCTGCTTAGAGGAAACTTGCCCGCCTATGCCCCGCAGGAGCCTAAACTACTTTCAGTGCCACTAGAGGATGAGAGCTTTAGCATAAGCGACGTGCTACATGGCACCTTCTGTACACCAGAGCACGCTGATAGCATTCCCTTTTCACTGTGGGTAGAAACACAGCACGCTAGCGAGTGCATTCGCTACTACCCTGCGGGGCTAAGCTCCTCAGAAAACCCCAAAGTTATGGTTTTCATTCCGGGCGATCTACTCCTGAGAACGAATAAGGGAGAACGTCTAGTTCCCCCTGGATATAAATCAAACTCGCCTAAAAAAGTTTTAAACATGATGCAGCAGTGGGCTGACGATGCAAACACCCCGGCTATTTATATAGGCCGCCCAGGTACATTTGGCTCATCAGGCAACCATGAAGAAAGGCGCCAAACAACTGAGATAGAGCTGATGAATCAGTCACTAAATCTATTGAAAGAAAAGCATCACATTAATGAGTTTATACTGGTAGGGCAGTCTGGCGGTGGACAAATTGCAGCCGCTATGCTGAATCTTCGTAAAGATATTACTGCTGCCGTAATCACCGCGGGACTGCTACCAGTACACCTTCTAACACGACGATGGAGAAAAAATCGCCGATCCCCTGGGGTGAAAAAATATCCACTAGATACGCTATATGATCCTACGACTGCGATAGCAGCTATACCCAAGGATCCGCAACCCACTCTTGTGATTATTTCAGACCCAAGAGACCAGGCAGTCCCTTTCTACTCCCAAGTAATCTATGTCAATAAGCTAAAAAAAGAAGGACTTACTGTTCACCATATTTATGCCCATGCTCCCCTGCCCAAACGCCATGCACTAGGAGAGCATGGTAAAAAAGCAGCTGCCTTAATAGCTAAGGGAGCAAACATTAAAGATATTCGAATTGCTATGGTCAGCGAAGATATGAAAAATATCTCCTAA
- a CDS encoding TolC family protein, which produces MRDLSADKIKKTPHVVCVLAVGFLAWGGINNTWAQVGSQPTLEEGVNQPAQAIQNLTMKDAVQQAVTWYPSITETLGRLYQQNEQVAVARSGYLPQVNAGISSEYRTSSSQTEEAFNVTASQLLYDFGKVSNEVKAELFGVERDLARVLLAIDQLALEVAQTVVEIQRFEALLAIAEEQVSGVSDIQALAARRAELGASTQSDEIQAQSRVEAARATREQFQSQG; this is translated from the coding sequence ATGAGAGACCTCAGTGCTGACAAGATAAAAAAGACCCCCCATGTTGTATGTGTATTAGCAGTCGGTTTTTTGGCGTGGGGCGGGATAAACAATACGTGGGCACAGGTGGGCAGTCAGCCGACGCTGGAGGAAGGAGTTAACCAACCAGCTCAAGCTATTCAAAACCTCACAATGAAAGATGCCGTGCAGCAAGCTGTTACGTGGTACCCCTCTATTACAGAGACACTAGGGCGTTTGTATCAGCAAAATGAGCAGGTGGCGGTGGCTCGCTCAGGATACCTACCCCAGGTTAATGCTGGAATATCATCGGAGTACAGAACATCCAGCAGCCAAACGGAAGAGGCCTTTAATGTCACCGCTTCCCAGCTGCTCTATGACTTCGGAAAAGTATCTAACGAGGTTAAAGCCGAACTGTTTGGTGTGGAGCGTGATCTGGCCAGAGTACTTTTGGCGATAGACCAGCTAGCACTTGAGGTTGCTCAAACGGTAGTTGAGATCCAGCGTTTTGAAGCATTGCTAGCGATTGCAGAGGAACAAGTGAGCGGCGTCAGCGACATACAGGCACTGGCGGCTAGGCGTGCAGAGCTTGGAGCCAGCACACAGTCTGATGAGATTCAGGCACAGTCAAGGGTGGAAGCTGCAAGAGCGACACGTGAACAGTTTCAGTCTCAAGGCTAA
- a CDS encoding TolC family protein → MQVCELASEQFNNVPEIMVADAQREEARAQIARRQADFYPTLSAEARFNQFINQTGDGDDNDVSLRLNLSSSLYQGGATRAQRRSADYVLQALEASKDLGRRN, encoded by the coding sequence ATGCAAGTATGTGAGTTAGCCTCTGAACAATTTAACAACGTGCCGGAAATCATGGTGGCTGATGCGCAACGCGAGGAAGCAAGAGCTCAAATAGCTAGGCGCCAAGCGGACTTTTACCCAACTCTTTCGGCGGAAGCAAGATTCAATCAATTTATTAACCAAACGGGAGATGGTGATGATAATGATGTCTCGCTGCGGTTGAATTTATCCAGTAGCCTTTATCAAGGGGGAGCCACTCGTGCACAGCGGCGTTCAGCAGATTACGTGCTGCAAGCACTGGAAGCGTCTAAAGATCTTGGCCGCAGAAACTGA
- a CDS encoding HlyD family type I secretion periplasmic adaptor subunit encodes MIQPDNHRADSKNLLFLDFKGDQQRYSQEIDDAKVVRSTRIIWWVLAVFLGLGVWAYFAELVEVSSGSGKVIPSSREQVIQSLEGGILATLNVREGDIVEAGQVLAQLDPTQSESSVDETAARYRAALARVSRLEAEVNEETLIFPEELNVYPALLARERLLYATRTRALESSLSGIEETLAIVREELGLTRSLVQVGAASNVEVLRLRRQESELKLQAADVRSEYFVLAREELSKARADVEAFSSVVRGRSDTLTRLTMRSPVRGVVKDVEVTTTGGVIPPNGRLMTIVPLDDQLLIEARISPRDIAFIHPGQSASVKITAYDYSTYGGMEGEVVTISPDTVQDEADPTVFYYRVFVRTESDSLENDAGTQFAIVPGMIATVDIRTGSKTVFDYLIKPMNHAREAMRER; translated from the coding sequence ATGATACAGCCAGACAACCATAGAGCAGATTCAAAAAACTTACTCTTCCTTGATTTTAAAGGTGATCAGCAGCGCTATAGTCAGGAAATTGACGATGCAAAAGTAGTGCGGTCAACGCGTATTATCTGGTGGGTGTTGGCAGTCTTTTTGGGGCTGGGGGTATGGGCCTATTTTGCAGAACTTGTCGAAGTCTCTTCGGGTAGTGGCAAGGTAATTCCTTCTTCAAGAGAGCAAGTTATTCAGTCACTTGAAGGGGGGATTTTAGCCACTCTAAACGTACGAGAAGGCGATATTGTAGAAGCAGGACAGGTACTTGCGCAATTAGATCCGACACAGTCTGAGTCTAGCGTTGATGAAACAGCGGCAAGATACCGTGCGGCCTTGGCCCGGGTAAGTAGACTAGAAGCAGAAGTAAATGAAGAGACTTTGATTTTCCCTGAAGAGCTCAATGTCTATCCAGCCCTACTTGCTCGTGAACGCTTGCTGTATGCAACAAGAACGAGAGCGCTGGAGAGTTCGCTTTCAGGTATTGAAGAGACATTGGCGATAGTGCGTGAAGAGCTAGGGCTGACAAGGTCTCTGGTACAGGTGGGGGCAGCAAGCAATGTAGAAGTATTAAGGTTACGCCGCCAGGAGTCAGAGCTTAAGCTTCAGGCCGCTGATGTTCGGTCAGAGTACTTTGTCCTGGCTAGAGAAGAGCTTTCAAAAGCTCGTGCTGATGTTGAAGCCTTTTCTTCTGTGGTACGAGGACGTTCGGACACCCTGACCCGGCTCACAATGCGCTCCCCAGTAAGGGGGGTGGTAAAAGATGTAGAGGTAACAACCACAGGAGGCGTCATCCCACCCAACGGCCGATTAATGACTATTGTGCCTTTGGATGATCAACTGCTAATTGAAGCGCGTATTTCGCCACGAGATATCGCTTTTATTCATCCAGGGCAGTCTGCTAGCGTTAAAATAACGGCTTATGATTATAGTACTTACGGTGGCATGGAAGGTGAGGTAGTGACGATTTCTCCTGATACAGTGCAGGATGAAGCAGATCCTACTGTTTTTTACTATCGTGTATTTGTAAGAACTGAAAGTGACTCGCTAGAAAATGATGCAGGTACGCAGTTTGCTATTGTGCCGGGCATGATTGCGACCGTTGATATACGTACGGGCAGTAAAACGGTCTTTGATTATTTGATCAAACCAATGAATCATGCACGAGAAGCGATGAGGGAAAGGTAG